A part of Prosthecobacter sp. SYSU 5D2 genomic DNA contains:
- a CDS encoding dynamin family protein, which translates to MIGDEYFQLRTRLSTELHALAEVIRDVGGDTESIAIAENLIASLKEPFVFVVVGEVNVGKSTFLNALFGQDFSRTGVMPTTDKILFFKHGPVQQVVPVTPTLDEVHLPSELLRDFHIVDTPGTNSIENEHQEITERFVPIADLVIFVFSAMNPWGASAWQFLDKVHKHWMRNVVFVLQQCDLRSPEEIQVITDYMGQLSRQRYAQDFPLFPVSAKLAYQARNAPVGGAELLEESGFQRLEDHISLLVGKNAARLNKLSSTVRLARQLLTNLREHVAQATQHAQHSAALVQEFLTEREMQVDRTMKKILPALDATERDYHEACVRVAGLADDVLATRQAFSKDPALVEEETKPESLDHRLFQDLQQRSGDRWRQVGIILEEDCLQYDRFLHSQGRGTLFPADVELPTEADPELRRLFAVHIDSTIRRFVLGLKLDEAIEPGLEKARKRARWVPWLLLPVLAAVGAAWFFDGPMGAAVSAGGGMLLLGFALLIAQSALNRTRGELVDRLESSTMKLRDMLLTQVQSDVESLFSRFLPMLEPAQLEANERERQLLGQTERLQALTDSFHAFQRELTH; encoded by the coding sequence ATGATCGGCGACGAGTACTTCCAGTTGCGCACCCGTCTGAGCACGGAGTTGCATGCGCTCGCGGAGGTGATCCGTGATGTGGGCGGGGATACGGAGTCCATCGCCATTGCGGAAAATCTGATCGCGAGCCTGAAGGAGCCGTTTGTTTTTGTCGTGGTGGGAGAGGTGAATGTGGGGAAGTCCACGTTTTTGAATGCACTGTTCGGGCAGGATTTTTCCCGAACAGGGGTGATGCCGACGACGGACAAGATTCTGTTTTTCAAGCACGGGCCGGTGCAGCAGGTGGTGCCGGTAACGCCAACGCTGGATGAGGTGCACCTGCCAAGCGAGCTGCTGCGGGATTTCCACATTGTGGATACGCCGGGCACGAACTCGATCGAGAACGAGCATCAGGAGATCACGGAGCGGTTTGTGCCGATTGCAGACCTGGTGATTTTTGTGTTCAGCGCGATGAATCCCTGGGGGGCATCGGCGTGGCAGTTTCTGGACAAAGTGCACAAGCACTGGATGCGTAACGTGGTGTTTGTGCTGCAGCAGTGTGATCTCCGCAGCCCGGAGGAAATCCAGGTGATCACGGATTACATGGGGCAGCTTTCGCGGCAGCGGTATGCGCAGGATTTTCCGCTGTTTCCCGTGTCGGCCAAGCTAGCTTATCAGGCGCGGAATGCGCCGGTAGGCGGGGCGGAGCTGCTGGAGGAGAGCGGCTTTCAGCGGCTAGAGGACCACATTTCCCTTCTGGTGGGAAAGAACGCGGCGAGGCTGAACAAGCTGTCAAGCACGGTGCGGCTGGCGCGCCAGCTGCTCACGAACCTGCGTGAGCATGTGGCCCAGGCCACGCAGCATGCACAGCATTCGGCGGCGCTGGTGCAGGAGTTTTTAACAGAGCGGGAGATGCAGGTGGACCGGACGATGAAGAAGATCCTGCCGGCGCTGGATGCAACGGAGCGGGACTACCACGAGGCCTGTGTGCGGGTGGCGGGTCTGGCGGATGATGTGCTGGCGACGCGGCAGGCCTTTTCCAAGGATCCGGCGCTGGTGGAGGAGGAGACGAAGCCGGAGAGCCTGGACCACCGTTTGTTCCAGGACCTGCAACAACGAAGCGGGGACCGGTGGCGGCAGGTGGGCATCATTTTGGAGGAGGACTGCCTGCAATATGACCGCTTTTTGCACTCGCAGGGACGGGGGACGCTGTTCCCGGCGGATGTGGAGCTGCCGACGGAGGCGGACCCGGAGCTGAGGCGGCTGTTTGCGGTGCACATTGACAGCACCATCCGGCGTTTTGTGCTGGGGCTGAAGCTGGATGAGGCCATCGAACCGGGACTGGAGAAGGCGCGCAAGCGGGCGCGCTGGGTTCCCTGGCTGCTGCTGCCTGTGCTGGCAGCGGTGGGGGCGGCCTGGTTCTTTGACGGGCCGATGGGAGCGGCGGTGTCAGCCGGTGGTGGAATGCTGCTGCTGGGTTTTGCTCTCCTGATCGCACAGTCGGCACTGAACCGGACGCGTGGGGAGCTGGTGGACCGTCTGGAAAGCTCCACGATGAAACTGAGGGACATGCTGCTGACGCAGGTGCAGAGCGATGTGGAGAGTCTGTTTTCACGTTTTCTGCCGATGCTGGAACCGGCGCAACTGGAAGCCAATGAGCGGGAGCGGCAGCTGCTGGGACAGACGGAGCGGTTGCAGGCGCTGACAGATTCGTTTCATGCATTCCAGCGGGAATTGACCCACTGA
- a CDS encoding polysaccharide deacetylase family protein → MISQRMYLSIWLGILMGSSGCSSPDNKSEDLAEVRRATLMEENRDPVILDNPLAKRMNNPSTMPTVPPAGAKISYSQVNITEKVVAMTFDDGPHPSLTPKLLDILKERNIKCTFFVIGKQVKMYPAIIKRMIAEGHEVANHTWTHASLTSRSDAQIRSELQQSEDALVSVANYRPQLIRPPYGAINTRIKQLMFSEFGYSTIMWSVDPQDWRRPGVSVVTSRLVNGAHPGAIMLAHDIHPPTIQAMPGMFDQLLAKGYQFVTVSQLLNMEKANMPVGVVIRPAMAVDENDPTPLPIPQ, encoded by the coding sequence GTGATTTCTCAACGCATGTATCTCAGTATCTGGCTCGGCATCCTCATGGGCAGCTCCGGCTGCAGTTCCCCGGACAATAAGTCGGAGGATCTGGCGGAGGTGCGGAGGGCAACTCTAATGGAAGAGAACCGGGATCCGGTGATCTTGGACAATCCGCTGGCCAAGCGGATGAACAATCCGTCCACGATGCCGACGGTGCCACCGGCGGGGGCGAAGATCAGCTACTCGCAGGTGAACATCACGGAGAAGGTGGTGGCGATGACCTTTGACGACGGGCCGCATCCGTCGCTGACGCCGAAGCTGCTGGACATCCTGAAGGAGCGGAACATCAAGTGTACGTTTTTTGTGATCGGCAAGCAGGTGAAGATGTATCCGGCCATCATCAAGCGGATGATCGCGGAAGGGCATGAGGTGGCGAACCATACTTGGACGCACGCAAGCCTGACGAGCCGGAGCGATGCGCAGATCCGCTCGGAACTGCAGCAGAGCGAGGATGCGCTGGTGTCCGTGGCGAACTATCGGCCACAACTGATCCGGCCGCCGTATGGGGCGATCAATACGCGGATCAAGCAGCTGATGTTCTCGGAGTTTGGGTATTCAACGATCATGTGGTCGGTGGATCCGCAGGACTGGCGCAGGCCGGGGGTATCTGTGGTGACGAGCCGGCTGGTGAACGGGGCGCATCCGGGCGCGATCATGCTGGCGCATGACATTCACCCGCCGACGATCCAGGCGATGCCCGGGATGTTTGACCAGCTTCTGGCCAAGGGGTATCAGTTTGTGACGGTGAGCCAGCTCCTAAACATGGAGAAGGCGAACATGCCCGTGGGCGTGGTGATCCGCCCGGCGATGGCGGTGGATGAGAATGATCCGACGCCACTGCCGATCCCACAGTGA
- the recR gene encoding recombination mediator RecR has protein sequence MPALDYPPPLQRLIAQIRALPGLGPRSAERVVLWLMQDGTRVEPLMDGLRDLGERVVACDQCGFFIEREEACVLCESPKRNHALICVVEQAADVLRLERSGAFTGLYHVLGGKLSPLDNVTPEDLRIEALMGRVRGLNVEEVILAVGSDVEGEATASYVGDLLRAEGVAVSRLAQGMPAGGGLDHVDELTLYQALQGRRRV, from the coding sequence ATGCCTGCTCTTGATTATCCGCCGCCGCTTCAGCGTCTGATTGCGCAGATCCGTGCGTTGCCGGGGCTCGGGCCGCGGAGTGCGGAGCGGGTGGTGCTGTGGCTGATGCAGGACGGGACCCGGGTGGAGCCGCTGATGGACGGGCTGCGGGACCTGGGGGAGCGGGTGGTGGCGTGTGACCAGTGCGGGTTTTTTATCGAGCGGGAGGAGGCCTGCGTACTGTGTGAGAGCCCGAAGCGGAACCATGCGCTGATTTGTGTGGTGGAGCAGGCGGCGGATGTGCTGAGGCTGGAGCGGAGCGGGGCCTTCACCGGGCTGTATCATGTGCTGGGCGGGAAGCTGTCGCCGCTGGACAATGTGACGCCGGAGGATCTGCGGATTGAAGCGCTGATGGGGCGGGTGCGGGGGCTGAATGTGGAGGAGGTGATCCTGGCGGTGGGGAGTGATGTGGAGGGGGAGGCGACGGCGAGTTATGTGGGAGATCTGCTCCGGGCGGAGGGGGTGGCAGTGTCACGCCTTGCGCAGGGTATGCCGGCAGGCGGCGGTCTGGACCATGTGGATGAGCTGACGCTGTACCAGGCACTGCAAGGGCGGCGGCGGGTGTGA
- a CDS encoding PQQ-dependent sugar dehydrogenase: MKFKPALFTLIALLASASFAAETKPAQPGGKLPGNVAISLVKVADDLVDPVSVAAPDDGTGRIFVVERPGVIQIIKDGKKAKRPFLDLKDKTISSFLELGMYSMAFHPDFKTNGKVYIAYADLWFNGATMIAEYTVSKSNPDRLDPESVRIIMQIDFPYCNHHGGQIAFGPDGYLYIGVGDGGWEGDVINAGQDLHTWLGKMLRIDINQSSTDRAYGIPKDNPFITPLQQMTLFGVSEEAFSKVRPRAKPEIWSYGLRNPWTFSFDSKTGDMYIADIGQNHWEEINMQPASSKGGENYGWKFMCGSHPFPMILKKNPDGSETSVDPENYPVVGVMPIAEYSHVDQGICVINLGVYRGKEYPELDGVYFSADWGSGKVWGMKQVDGTWQMQELLDLADGIRPTGSGTGPDGAIYLTHATANYGGPVDPYTSERGAVWKIVPTAKVPKDALTAPLGAK, encoded by the coding sequence ATGAAATTCAAACCCGCTCTCTTTACCCTCATCGCCCTGCTTGCCAGCGCCAGCTTTGCCGCAGAAACCAAGCCTGCCCAGCCCGGCGGCAAGCTCCCTGGCAATGTCGCCATCTCCCTGGTCAAGGTCGCCGACGATCTGGTGGATCCCGTCAGTGTCGCCGCCCCTGATGATGGCACCGGCCGTATCTTCGTCGTTGAGCGCCCAGGTGTCATCCAGATCATCAAGGACGGCAAAAAGGCCAAGCGCCCCTTCCTGGACCTCAAGGACAAGACCATCTCATCCTTCCTGGAGCTGGGCATGTACAGCATGGCTTTCCACCCCGATTTCAAAACCAACGGCAAGGTGTACATCGCCTATGCCGACCTCTGGTTTAACGGCGCGACCATGATCGCCGAATACACCGTCTCCAAGAGCAATCCCGACCGCCTGGATCCCGAAAGCGTGCGGATCATCATGCAGATAGATTTCCCCTACTGCAATCATCACGGCGGCCAGATCGCCTTCGGCCCCGACGGTTATCTTTACATCGGCGTCGGCGACGGCGGCTGGGAGGGCGATGTCATCAACGCCGGCCAGGATCTGCATACCTGGTTAGGCAAAATGCTCCGCATTGACATCAACCAGAGCAGCACCGACCGCGCCTACGGCATCCCGAAGGACAATCCCTTCATCACCCCCCTCCAGCAGATGACCCTCTTCGGCGTCAGCGAAGAGGCCTTCTCCAAAGTCCGCCCCCGCGCCAAGCCCGAGATCTGGTCCTACGGCCTTCGTAACCCCTGGACCTTCAGCTTCGACTCGAAGACCGGCGACATGTACATCGCCGACATCGGCCAGAACCACTGGGAAGAGATCAACATGCAGCCTGCCAGCAGCAAAGGCGGCGAAAACTACGGCTGGAAGTTCATGTGCGGCAGCCATCCCTTCCCCATGATCCTGAAGAAGAACCCCGACGGCAGCGAGACCTCTGTGGATCCCGAGAACTATCCCGTAGTTGGTGTCATGCCCATCGCCGAATACAGCCACGTGGACCAGGGCATCTGCGTCATCAACCTGGGCGTTTATCGCGGCAAAGAATACCCGGAACTCGATGGCGTTTATTTCTCCGCCGACTGGGGCAGCGGCAAAGTCTGGGGCATGAAACAGGTGGACGGCACCTGGCAGATGCAGGAGCTGCTGGACCTCGCCGATGGCATCCGCCCCACCGGCAGCGGCACCGGCCCTGACGGAGCCATCTACCTCACTCACGCCACCGCCAACTACGGCGGCCCCGTGGACCCCTACACCAGCGAGCGTGGTGCAGTGTGGAAAATCGTCCCCACCGCCAAAGTCCCCAAAGACGCCCTCACCGCGCCTCTGGGTGCCAAATAA
- a CDS encoding sulfocyanin-like copper-binding protein, producing the protein MLRPFLLSLLSLTSLVFAQTPPPAHDHGAMEIPGLKKELFAGITPEDLLKPGTEPKSVKVKLVATFNAVNYGMNFNGYSHGKAVLTIPTGWKVDVTFINPSPIPHSAIVTEQAETKKLQVPEPYFEGGATPKHLTGMTMGQADFSFTPDEAGEFALACGFPAHAVAGHWISLIVSDDATVPTLKLGEQGAVEVK; encoded by the coding sequence ATGCTACGCCCCTTTCTATTGTCTCTGCTCAGCCTCACCAGTCTGGTCTTCGCCCAAACGCCCCCTCCTGCTCATGACCATGGGGCGATGGAAATCCCTGGTCTGAAAAAAGAACTCTTTGCTGGCATCACTCCCGAGGACCTTCTCAAGCCCGGCACCGAGCCGAAGAGCGTCAAGGTCAAGCTCGTGGCCACTTTCAATGCCGTGAACTATGGCATGAACTTCAACGGCTATTCCCATGGCAAGGCCGTCCTCACCATTCCCACCGGCTGGAAGGTGGACGTCACCTTCATCAACCCCAGCCCCATCCCTCACAGCGCCATCGTCACCGAGCAGGCTGAAACCAAAAAGCTGCAGGTTCCGGAACCTTACTTCGAAGGCGGAGCTACCCCCAAACACCTGACCGGCATGACCATGGGACAGGCCGATTTCAGCTTCACTCCCGATGAAGCCGGCGAGTTCGCCCTCGCCTGCGGTTTCCCCGCCCACGCCGTCGCCGGTCATTGGATCAGCCTCATCGTCAGCGACGATGCAACCGTACCTACCTTAAAGTTAGGTGAGCAGGGCGCCGTGGAAGTGAAGTAA
- a CDS encoding lipid A deacylase LpxR family protein, with protein MKPILCFLAALSLHSTLQAQEIDPNRFGTLSFYFENDLFARTDENYTNGTRISWTSPALRKFGDDATIGGMAGYFDNFGWTGNSDFERNVAISLGQSMFTPRDVDAFNLVDDERPYAGWLYVGMGIIWKNHKVKNTLALNIGVVGPWSYAEETQRLVHEARNQSFPNGWDNQIGNEIGVNASYERMWRIRDRKDFHGWDWDILPYAGATLGNVMTHATLGTELRFGYNLPDDFGTGAITEAATTPTAIENPYTAKSWARRFGFHFFIRGEGRAVARNIFLDGNTFRDSHSVDKYPLVGDLSAGIGMNWKNTKLSYAYIYRTKEFRGQDNAQIFGSVTLSFNF; from the coding sequence ATGAAACCTATCCTCTGTTTCCTTGCTGCTCTGTCGCTGCATTCAACCCTCCAAGCCCAGGAGATCGATCCCAACCGATTTGGGACTTTGTCGTTCTACTTTGAGAACGACCTCTTCGCCCGGACGGATGAGAATTATACCAATGGCACCCGCATCAGCTGGACCTCCCCTGCCCTGCGCAAGTTCGGTGACGATGCCACCATTGGGGGCATGGCCGGATACTTCGACAACTTCGGTTGGACCGGCAATTCCGACTTTGAGCGCAATGTGGCCATCAGCCTTGGCCAGAGCATGTTTACTCCGCGGGACGTGGATGCGTTTAACCTGGTGGATGACGAGCGTCCGTATGCCGGCTGGTTATACGTCGGCATGGGCATCATCTGGAAGAACCACAAGGTCAAGAATACCCTGGCTCTGAACATCGGCGTGGTCGGCCCCTGGTCCTACGCTGAAGAAACCCAGCGCCTGGTCCATGAAGCCCGCAACCAGAGCTTCCCCAACGGCTGGGACAACCAGATCGGTAACGAGATCGGTGTCAATGCCTCCTACGAACGCATGTGGCGCATCCGCGACCGCAAGGACTTTCACGGCTGGGACTGGGACATCCTGCCCTATGCCGGCGCAACACTCGGCAATGTCATGACCCACGCCACCCTCGGCACCGAACTCCGCTTCGGATACAACCTTCCCGATGACTTTGGCACCGGAGCGATCACCGAGGCCGCCACCACCCCGACCGCGATTGAGAACCCCTACACCGCCAAGTCCTGGGCCCGCCGCTTTGGCTTCCATTTCTTCATTCGTGGTGAAGGCCGTGCCGTCGCCCGCAACATCTTCCTGGACGGGAATACCTTCCGCGACAGCCACTCTGTGGACAAGTATCCCCTGGTTGGCGACCTCTCCGCCGGTATCGGTATGAACTGGAAGAATACCAAGCTCAGCTATGCATATATCTACCGGACCAAGGAATTCCGAGGCCAGGACAATGCCCAGATCTTTGGCTCTGTGACTCTGAGCTTCAATTTCTAA
- a CDS encoding AAA family ATPase yields the protein MTDTPQDPPEAPKQPPSPDEITRKLEDFIKNSLGGQVVFSRVEPGMRSVAEEESAEAQPPPEEPAPSYDFRYKPADIKAYLDRFVIRQDEAKKVLATAVCDHYNHARMLREHKKQAGASPLEFTKQNVLITGPTGVGKTYLVKHIADLIGVPFVKADATKFSETGYVGADVDDLVRDLVAKANGNVQLAQHGIIYLDEIDKLATGGEGRIGRDVSGRGVQTALLKLMEETEVSLYAPNDMRSQMQMMFDTRKGRTGREVVNTRNILFIVSGAFSGLEKIIEKRQAKAAIGFGAMVTEKPRTDDMLREARTKDFIDYGFEAEFIGRLPVRVFCDTLNADDLFQIMKNSEGSLIRQYEREFHAYGVRTVFEDDALRAVAERAAEEKTGARGLVTAWEKVLRDFKFELPSLALPDLIVNGTLVKDPAAALERCRQDAQSFSTDSRAEIVHRFASHFSIEHGLELVFDTEAVRALVNRAEREGCGIQELCDRLFKDYPFGLQLVSRSSGQKAFHIDQESVEHPDRFLSELVVASYRQPESPVS from the coding sequence ATGACTGACACCCCCCAGGACCCTCCAGAAGCCCCCAAGCAGCCGCCGTCGCCGGACGAGATCACGCGCAAGCTTGAGGACTTCATCAAGAACAGCCTCGGTGGCCAGGTCGTCTTTTCACGCGTGGAGCCCGGGATGCGTTCCGTGGCGGAGGAAGAATCCGCAGAGGCCCAGCCGCCGCCGGAGGAGCCTGCCCCATCATACGATTTCCGTTACAAACCCGCTGATATCAAAGCTTATCTGGACCGTTTTGTGATCCGCCAGGACGAGGCAAAAAAAGTCCTCGCCACCGCCGTCTGCGACCACTACAACCACGCCCGCATGCTGCGGGAGCACAAGAAGCAGGCTGGGGCCTCCCCACTGGAGTTCACCAAGCAGAATGTCCTGATCACCGGTCCGACCGGCGTCGGCAAGACCTATCTGGTCAAGCACATCGCTGATCTCATCGGTGTCCCGTTTGTAAAGGCCGATGCCACCAAGTTTAGCGAGACCGGATACGTCGGGGCTGATGTGGACGATCTGGTCCGTGACCTCGTTGCCAAGGCCAATGGCAATGTCCAGCTTGCGCAGCACGGCATCATTTACCTGGATGAAATTGACAAGCTGGCCACTGGCGGTGAAGGCCGGATAGGTCGTGATGTCAGTGGGCGCGGCGTCCAGACGGCCCTGCTCAAGCTGATGGAGGAGACCGAAGTCTCCCTCTATGCGCCCAATGATATGCGCAGCCAGATGCAAATGATGTTTGATACCCGCAAAGGCCGCACGGGCCGTGAGGTCGTCAATACCCGCAACATCCTCTTCATCGTCAGCGGCGCTTTCTCAGGGCTGGAAAAGATCATCGAAAAACGCCAGGCCAAGGCCGCTATCGGCTTCGGTGCCATGGTCACGGAAAAACCCCGTACGGATGACATGCTCCGCGAGGCCAGGACCAAGGACTTCATTGATTACGGATTCGAGGCTGAGTTCATTGGTCGTCTCCCTGTGCGTGTCTTCTGCGACACCCTCAACGCTGATGATCTCTTCCAGATCATGAAGAATAGCGAGGGCAGTCTCATCCGCCAGTATGAGCGCGAGTTCCACGCCTATGGCGTCCGCACGGTCTTTGAAGATGATGCACTGAGAGCCGTGGCTGAGCGGGCCGCAGAGGAAAAGACCGGTGCGCGCGGTCTCGTCACCGCATGGGAAAAAGTGTTGCGTGACTTTAAGTTTGAGCTGCCCAGCCTGGCTCTGCCTGACCTGATCGTCAACGGAACCCTGGTGAAGGATCCCGCCGCTGCACTGGAACGCTGCCGACAGGATGCCCAGAGCTTCAGCACGGATTCCCGGGCGGAGATTGTGCATCGCTTTGCCAGTCACTTCTCCATTGAGCATGGCCTGGAGCTTGTCTTTGATACCGAGGCGGTCCGTGCCCTGGTCAACCGCGCGGAGCGTGAAGGCTGCGGCATTCAGGAACTCTGTGACCGTCTGTTCAAAGACTATCCCTTTGGTCTCCAGCTTGTCTCCCGCAGCTCCGGCCAGAAGGCCTTCCATATAGACCAGGAGTCCGTGGAACATCCGGACCGTTTTCTGAGCGAGCTTGTTGTCGCCTCCTACCGCCAGCCTGAATCTCCCGTCTCCTGA
- a CDS encoding glycosyltransferase — MALSILDVFNRYRLAGGEEFAVERIRAMLATRHQVHSCRFASEEWLRPDAPGRLSQGWRFFYNPASRRRFESAVEESGADLAVFHNLFPVGSPAIYHAASRKGIPVVQFLHNYRPFAVGSLYSRGMLQTDSLYGNHWQAVRDGVWMNSRVRTLMMATLQKMLHRSGWLGSVKKWIAISDFMRERLIEAGAVAPDRIVTLRHAWDCLPQAPEKQDAGYYLFLGRLIEEKGLPTLLDAWDMLQAQLGKATPRLHIAGEGPMAEQVRQHARTNPFICALGNVGGETKTDQLLRCRAVVVPSVWWEPLGLVTYEAYDYAKPVLAASSGGLTETVQHSRTGFLHVPGDAAGLVQDVLNLEAMSVTQRMALGNSGRHWLRQETDPTRWLRKFDEIAGEVIAPRQAELRIKQEALRGAR; from the coding sequence ATGGCTCTTTCGATCCTGGACGTTTTCAACCGCTACCGTTTGGCGGGCGGGGAGGAATTCGCAGTGGAGCGTATCCGCGCCATGCTGGCCACCCGCCATCAGGTGCATAGCTGCCGGTTCGCCAGCGAGGAGTGGCTGAGACCTGATGCCCCTGGGAGGTTGAGCCAGGGCTGGCGCTTTTTCTACAATCCGGCGAGCCGCCGACGTTTTGAATCGGCGGTGGAGGAAAGCGGGGCTGATCTGGCAGTATTTCATAACCTGTTTCCGGTGGGGTCTCCGGCCATCTACCATGCGGCCAGCCGCAAGGGCATCCCGGTGGTCCAGTTTCTCCACAATTACCGCCCTTTTGCAGTTGGCAGTCTATATTCGCGGGGCATGCTGCAAACGGACTCATTATACGGGAACCACTGGCAGGCGGTACGTGACGGTGTGTGGATGAATTCCCGCGTACGCACGCTGATGATGGCGACACTTCAGAAAATGCTGCATCGCAGCGGGTGGCTGGGCAGCGTGAAAAAGTGGATCGCCATTTCGGATTTCATGAGAGAGCGGCTGATCGAGGCCGGAGCGGTGGCTCCCGACCGCATTGTGACACTCAGGCATGCGTGGGACTGCCTGCCGCAGGCACCTGAGAAACAAGATGCGGGCTATTACCTATTTCTGGGGCGGCTGATCGAAGAGAAAGGGCTGCCGACGCTTCTGGATGCCTGGGACATGCTGCAGGCACAACTGGGCAAAGCCACGCCGCGACTGCACATTGCAGGTGAAGGGCCGATGGCGGAACAGGTGAGACAGCATGCACGCACGAACCCTTTTATCTGTGCCCTGGGAAATGTAGGCGGGGAAACCAAGACCGACCAGTTGCTGCGCTGCCGGGCGGTGGTGGTGCCATCCGTCTGGTGGGAGCCATTGGGGCTGGTCACATATGAGGCTTATGATTATGCCAAGCCGGTATTGGCAGCAAGCTCAGGCGGGCTGACGGAAACAGTCCAACATAGCCGCACAGGATTTCTGCATGTGCCTGGAGACGCGGCGGGGCTGGTGCAGGATGTGCTGAACCTGGAGGCCATGTCCGTCACCCAACGGATGGCGCTGGGAAATAGCGGAAGGCACTGGCTGCGGCAGGAAACTGACCCGACACGATGGCTGCGCAAGTTTGATGAAATTGCGGGGGAGGTCATTGCTCCTCGTCAGGCAGAGCTCCGGATAAAACAGGAGGCGCTGCGAGGAGCTCGATGA